The following proteins are co-located in the Patescibacteria group bacterium genome:
- the hisS gene encoding histidine--tRNA ligase, with translation MNQPKVLQGFRDYLPADMQVRHNLIEKVRAVYQSFGFEPLDTPALEYAELLMGKYGEDEKLIYHFEDHGHRDVALRYDLTVPLARVMADHPDLPKPFKRYQIANVWRADSPQKGRFREFLQFDADTVGTLSPLADAEMVLMMGKVMDALDLQHYQIKVNHRGVLSAIFRALKISAADIKTVMRQMDKLDKIGSSETKKMLASIISAKQIETLFDLIDEVAETKSTSSIAQLIETDQDGLKELANFDEILSLIDQKNHLKIDLSVMRGLDYYTGIIYETVLTEGDSVGTVYAGGRYDKLMSNLANVDLPAVGASLGVDRLLAAIQKDRKVQSDLIFMPVFAGFERETFALAEKLRSTGLNVSLSLTSNKLGKQLQYANTIGAKLVLLFGEDEIKKSMIIVRNMQTGDQKEISISDIKETAINLKELLP, from the coding sequence ATGAATCAACCCAAAGTTTTACAAGGTTTTCGTGATTATTTGCCCGCCGATATGCAAGTGCGGCATAATTTGATTGAAAAAGTACGCGCGGTTTATCAATCTTTCGGTTTTGAACCGCTAGACACGCCGGCGTTGGAATACGCCGAATTATTGATGGGCAAATACGGCGAAGACGAAAAACTAATCTATCATTTTGAAGACCACGGGCATCGCGATGTAGCGTTGCGTTACGACCTTACCGTGCCACTGGCGCGAGTGATGGCCGATCATCCCGATCTACCCAAACCGTTCAAGCGATACCAAATTGCAAATGTGTGGCGGGCAGATTCGCCCCAAAAAGGGCGTTTCCGTGAGTTCTTGCAGTTTGATGCAGACACGGTAGGCACATTGTCTCCGCTGGCCGATGCCGAAATGGTACTGATGATGGGCAAGGTAATGGATGCCTTAGACCTTCAACATTATCAAATTAAAGTTAACCATCGTGGTGTCTTAAGTGCAATTTTCCGTGCGCTCAAAATCAGTGCAGCGGACATCAAAACAGTAATGCGACAAATGGATAAGCTGGATAAAATTGGCTCATCTGAGACCAAAAAAATGCTTGCTTCTATCATCTCCGCTAAACAAATTGAAACGCTTTTTGACTTAATTGATGAAGTTGCCGAAACCAAATCAACTAGCTCAATTGCCCAACTAATCGAGACTGACCAAGACGGATTGAAGGAATTGGCCAATTTTGACGAAATTTTAAGCTTAATTGATCAAAAGAATCACCTAAAAATCGATCTGTCAGTAATGCGTGGTTTAGATTACTACACCGGTATTATTTACGAAACCGTTTTAACTGAAGGCGATAGTGTGGGCACAGTGTACGCCGGTGGGCGATACGACAAACTAATGTCAAATTTGGCAAACGTTGATTTACCGGCAGTTGGAGCTTCGCTTGGAGTTGACAGACTGCTCGCGGCGATTCAGAAGGACCGAAAAGTTCAGTCCGATCTGATTTTTATGCCCGTTTTTGCCGGTTTTGAACGCGAGACCTTTGCCCTAGCCGAAAAGTTGCGCTCAACCGGATTAAACGTTAGTTTATCGTTAACCAGCAATAAACTAGGTAAACAGTTGCAATACGCCAACACCATTGGCGCAAAATTGGTATTACTTTTTGGCGAAGACGAGATCAAAAAAAGTATGATCATTGTGCGAAATATGCAAACTGGTGATCAAAAAGAAATCAGCATTAGTGATATAAAAGAAACAGCAATAAATCTGAAGGAATTACTACCTTAG
- a CDS encoding ROK family protein, whose amino-acid sequence MWYVGIDIGGTNIDCVAVDETGAQFEMHKIRPVNQPSTEVALEVLEALLKSIPASKKQLKTVAIGWKHGRNKQKVIEITRVFAKKGIRVETFWDAETAFTGAIPGKQGILVLSGTGSCVYGKTKNSKVISSGGWSPLFGDPGSAFAIGQQAVVTALRCLDGSCDKTDLVKQIPDHIKMSLDDLIVMADANLPGSVPIIASIAKLVFRLADEGDSESIRIRTEAISHLCERIDSVIQQWPKDNPLTISYAGQVMLSQPQFRQAIQGNLTKMGHKTTWHEPVFRPPFGAILLAYPKLLPVLEKASQSLDWHHADVD is encoded by the coding sequence ATGTGGTACGTTGGAATAGACATTGGTGGCACGAATATCGATTGTGTTGCGGTTGACGAAACTGGCGCTCAGTTTGAGATGCACAAAATCAGGCCGGTTAATCAGCCTTCAACTGAAGTAGCACTAGAAGTTCTAGAAGCGCTACTGAAAAGCATCCCAGCAAGCAAAAAACAGCTTAAAACAGTGGCTATTGGGTGGAAACACGGCCGAAACAAACAAAAAGTAATTGAAATAACTCGAGTTTTTGCCAAAAAAGGCATTCGGGTGGAAACGTTTTGGGATGCCGAAACTGCTTTCACCGGCGCTATTCCGGGCAAGCAAGGTATTTTAGTTTTATCCGGCACGGGGTCGTGCGTATATGGAAAAACTAAAAACAGTAAAGTAATTAGTAGTGGCGGCTGGTCACCATTATTTGGTGACCCGGGATCTGCCTTTGCCATCGGCCAACAAGCAGTGGTCACTGCCTTACGATGCTTGGATGGCTCGTGTGACAAAACCGACTTAGTCAAACAGATTCCCGATCATATTAAAATGTCACTGGATGATTTAATTGTAATGGCAGACGCTAATTTACCCGGGTCCGTGCCGATAATTGCGTCTATCGCTAAACTAGTTTTTCGGTTAGCAGACGAAGGGGACAGCGAATCAATTAGAATTCGCACCGAAGCCATCAGTCATCTATGCGAACGCATTGATTCCGTAATTCAACAATGGCCGAAAGACAACCCGTTAACTATCAGCTATGCCGGACAAGTGATGCTATCTCAACCCCAATTTAGGCAAGCAATTCAGGGTAATTTGACTAAAATGGGTCATAAAACTACTTGGCACGAACCGGTGTTTCGCCCACCATTTGGCGCCATTTTACTAGCTTATCCAAAACTACTTCCCGTACTCGAAAAAGCCAGCCAATCTCTCGATTGGCACCATGCGGATGTGGACTAA
- a CDS encoding DNA polymerase IV, translated as MSIFSQQPTDFSMLFLDMDSYFASCEQQLNPALRYKPVGVTPQLVESGCIIAASIEAKKRGAKTGMPVYLARKNCPDLILVEARPALYKQIHYQIASVLNKISPFVDPRSIDEFSMKLSPSEQNFFAARDIASKIKSDLKKEIGQYITTSVGIGPNYFLAKMAGEMSKPNGFGFMTVADAPSKLADLDLTDLTGISGGISRRLRAEGVHHIGQLYQMDQLAWRRMLGFNGLLWWYRLRGYEIDDVQFNRSNIGHSHVLAPEWRHPEKARQVLNRLAHKVGQRLRNESFWAKKTTLLIHYVNHTKYENYTNTMPYCDSHTITELANRLFDLRPDDGEYIIQLALTASDLVTGTVEPEPLFPEVAKTLHLTRALDTINDKYGRDTIYNGSMMSAKQTAPDRIPFGRVRY; from the coding sequence ATGTCTATCTTTAGCCAACAACCCACAGACTTTTCGATGCTGTTTTTAGATATGGATTCGTATTTTGCCTCTTGCGAGCAGCAGTTAAATCCCGCTTTGCGCTACAAGCCGGTTGGTGTTACCCCTCAGCTAGTTGAATCCGGTTGCATTATTGCTGCCTCTATTGAGGCCAAAAAACGCGGGGCTAAAACCGGTATGCCGGTTTATTTGGCTAGAAAAAACTGTCCGGATTTAATTTTAGTAGAGGCGCGTCCGGCTTTATACAAACAAATCCATTATCAAATTGCCAGTGTGTTAAATAAAATTTCGCCGTTTGTGGATCCAAGGAGTATTGACGAATTTAGTATGAAATTATCGCCATCGGAACAGAACTTTTTTGCAGCCAGAGATATTGCTTCTAAAATCAAATCAGATTTGAAAAAAGAGATTGGCCAGTACATCACCACTTCAGTTGGCATTGGCCCCAACTACTTTTTGGCCAAAATGGCGGGTGAAATGAGCAAGCCAAACGGTTTTGGTTTTATGACGGTTGCTGACGCGCCATCAAAATTAGCCGATTTGGATTTAACCGATTTAACCGGTATTTCGGGTGGGATTTCGCGGCGGCTGCGTGCTGAGGGAGTGCATCACATCGGCCAACTTTACCAGATGGATCAGTTAGCGTGGCGGCGGATGTTAGGGTTTAATGGGTTGTTGTGGTGGTATCGGTTGCGGGGGTATGAAATAGATGATGTACAGTTTAACCGTTCAAACATTGGGCACTCGCACGTGTTAGCACCAGAGTGGCGGCATCCCGAAAAAGCGCGACAGGTATTAAATCGGCTGGCGCACAAGGTTGGTCAGCGGTTACGTAATGAAAGTTTTTGGGCTAAGAAGACTACCTTGTTGATTCACTATGTAAATCATACAAAGTATGAAAACTATACAAATACGATGCCGTACTGTGATAGCCACACCATTACCGAGTTGGCTAATCGCCTTTTCGATCTCCGGCCGGATGATGGTGAATATATTATTCAGCTGGCGCTAACCGCTTCGGATTTAGTAACGGGGACGGTGGAGCCCGAGCCACTTTTTCCCGAAGTGGCAAAGACTTTGCATCTAACTCGGGCGCTAGACACAATTAACGATAAATACGGACGAGATACAATTTATAACGGCAGTATGATGTCGGCTAAACAAACCGCCCCGGATAGGATTCCGTTTGGAAGAGTGCGATATTAA
- a CDS encoding leucyl aminopeptidase — MKINITATSASRAETDLLVIGLIDQPKLPDSILELGNAMTEIIDGLVKRKLVKKEAKFVFIFPTLHKIPAKNIALVGLGKKNKLNANLMREIGGIITSAAAQHHLTHLTISPELLSFPAATLEGLLLANYQFHEFKTKHSPNLIKSIKQIDLTVLENQQKDYQKIVHQVETAVNATKFARDLVNRPPSLMHPQAIAQAASDLAKSGVITTTVFDRTKLAKMGAGAILAVAQGSQFDPYLIHLEYSPANAKKSVALVGKGVTFDSGGLSLKPSASMEDMKSDMAGAATVLGVFKALADLKPSVHVYGVIPVVENMISDKSIRVGDIVSTLSGKTVEIMNTDAEGRLILADALTYAEKLQPDAIIDFATLTGACIVALGDSFAGLMTRNSDMEKSLLQSSILTDEKLWPLPLPEIYIDKMKSSVADLSNIHKGNGGGAIMGGLFLQQFVNKTPFAHIDIAGPSFGKENINSFTPAGASGFGVRLMLDWLDNI, encoded by the coding sequence ATGAAAATAAATATCACCGCCACCTCGGCCAGTCGCGCCGAAACCGACCTATTGGTCATTGGCCTAATAGACCAGCCTAAATTACCTGATTCGATTTTAGAGCTGGGCAACGCGATGACCGAAATAATCGATGGCCTGGTAAAACGTAAATTAGTGAAAAAAGAAGCCAAATTTGTCTTCATTTTCCCCACCTTGCACAAAATCCCCGCTAAAAACATCGCGTTAGTGGGTTTGGGCAAGAAAAACAAACTGAATGCCAATTTGATGCGTGAAATTGGTGGCATTATCACATCTGCTGCGGCGCAGCATCACCTTACTCACCTTACTATCAGCCCAGAATTGCTTAGCTTTCCCGCTGCAACACTTGAAGGATTACTTCTGGCCAATTATCAATTTCACGAATTCAAAACCAAACATTCGCCGAATTTAATCAAATCAATCAAACAAATTGATCTAACAGTTTTAGAAAACCAGCAAAAAGATTATCAAAAAATTGTTCACCAGGTTGAAACTGCCGTAAATGCCACCAAATTTGCTCGGGATTTAGTTAATCGCCCACCGTCTCTTATGCACCCGCAAGCCATAGCGCAAGCGGCAAGCGACCTCGCCAAATCTGGCGTTATCACCACTACTGTTTTTGATCGCACTAAATTAGCCAAAATGGGCGCCGGGGCAATTTTGGCAGTGGCCCAGGGCTCGCAATTTGATCCATATTTAATTCATTTGGAGTATTCTCCCGCCAACGCCAAAAAATCGGTCGCGTTAGTGGGTAAAGGCGTTACCTTTGATTCGGGCGGGCTATCACTTAAACCTTCTGCCAGTATGGAAGATATGAAATCAGACATGGCCGGCGCCGCCACCGTGCTCGGAGTATTCAAAGCGTTAGCTGACTTAAAACCAAGCGTCCATGTGTATGGCGTTATTCCAGTGGTGGAAAATATGATTTCAGACAAATCAATTAGAGTTGGCGATATTGTTTCTACCTTAAGCGGCAAAACGGTGGAGATTATGAATACTGATGCCGAAGGGCGGCTGATTCTAGCCGATGCCTTAACCTACGCCGAAAAACTTCAGCCAGACGCTATCATCGATTTTGCCACTCTAACCGGCGCTTGCATTGTGGCACTGGGCGATAGCTTTGCCGGATTGATGACGCGAAACTCTGACATGGAAAAAAGCCTGCTACAATCATCAATTTTAACCGACGAAAAACTATGGCCATTGCCGTTACCGGAAATCTACATCGATAAAATGAAAAGCAGTGTGGCTGATTTGTCCAATATTCATAAGGGTAACGGGGGAGGCGCGATAATGGGCGGGCTGTTTTTGCAACAGTTTGTAAATAAAACCCCGTTTGCGCACATCGATATTGCCGGCCCGTCTTTTGGTAAAGAGAACATAAACAGCTTTACCCCTGCTGGCGCTAGTGGATTTGGGGTAAGGTTGATGTTAGATTGGCTTGATAATATATAA
- a CDS encoding thioredoxin domain-containing protein, whose amino-acid sequence MSKKNDTSSILTIAGMAILLVLGVLMFSSKPSTTSSSGKVDQSVLIKSDSYKSTSDIKKVTLVEFADYECPACGQAAPIISQIASDYKDSVTYVFRNFPLSYHANALVASETAEAAGAQGKFWQMHDMLYSKQSEWSDSSAPLDIFSGYASTLGLDVDKLKASVQANTYKSKIDRDYNDGIAASVEATPTFYINGVKYTGSYAYPELKKALDDAIKNTK is encoded by the coding sequence ATGAGTAAAAAAAATGATACTAGTTCAATTCTTACCATCGCCGGGATGGCGATTCTTTTGGTGCTTGGTGTGCTAATGTTTAGTTCAAAGCCCAGCACAACCAGCTCTTCTGGAAAAGTAGATCAATCTGTTCTAATTAAAAGCGATTCGTATAAATCTACATCTGACATCAAAAAAGTAACGCTGGTAGAGTTTGCAGATTACGAATGTCCGGCGTGTGGACAGGCCGCTCCGATCATCAGCCAAATTGCCAGTGACTATAAAGATAGCGTTACCTATGTTTTTCGTAATTTCCCGTTGTCTTATCACGCCAACGCACTGGTTGCGTCCGAAACTGCCGAAGCAGCCGGGGCACAAGGTAAGTTTTGGCAGATGCACGATATGCTCTATTCAAAACAATCAGAATGGAGCGATTCCTCTGCCCCACTGGATATTTTTAGCGGATATGCGTCTACGTTGGGGTTAGACGTAGATAAGCTTAAAGCATCGGTGCAAGCCAATACTTATAAATCAAAAATTGACCGAGACTATAACGATGGTATTGCCGCCAGCGTTGAAGCCACACCGACTTTTTATATTAACGGGGTAAAATATACCGGCTCATATGCCTATCCCGAGCTCAAAAAAGCCCTAGATGACGCGATCAAAAACACGAAATAA
- a CDS encoding ABC transporter ATP-binding protein, which produces MNIVEVKNLTKNYGKNTAVDDISFEVQEKEIFALIGPNGAGKSTTLRVLATLLSPSGGSATIAGFDVHKQADKVREVISYLPEEAGAYKNLSGIGYFNFMAGLYFDDNHKRKEAVDFAREISGLENRLKDKISTYSKGMSRKILLARTVMTKPKLAILDEPTSGLDVINAFAIRNIIKKLSEHGMSVLLSSHNMLEIEFLSDRVGLINKGKILEIGTSKQLKEKYHANNLEEVFVKMVEEK; this is translated from the coding sequence ATGAACATTGTAGAAGTTAAAAATTTAACCAAAAATTATGGCAAAAACACCGCCGTTGATGACATTAGTTTTGAGGTACAAGAAAAAGAAATTTTCGCGCTCATTGGCCCAAACGGGGCCGGAAAATCAACCACGCTGCGCGTACTAGCCACCCTTTTATCACCAAGCGGCGGGTCTGCCACTATCGCCGGTTTCGACGTGCACAAGCAGGCCGATAAAGTGCGTGAAGTAATTTCATATTTGCCCGAAGAAGCCGGTGCGTATAAAAATCTATCCGGCATTGGTTATTTTAATTTTATGGCCGGGCTATATTTTGACGATAATCATAAACGCAAAGAGGCGGTTGACTTTGCTCGCGAAATTTCTGGGCTAGAGAACAGATTAAAAGATAAAATTAGCACCTATTCCAAAGGAATGTCGCGCAAGATTTTGCTAGCTCGCACCGTTATGACCAAACCAAAATTAGCGATATTGGACGAACCAACCAGCGGGTTAGATGTCATAAACGCTTTTGCCATTAGAAATATTATTAAAAAATTGTCAGAGCATGGCATGTCGGTTTTGCTCTCTAGCCATAATATGTTAGAGATCGAATTTTTGTCTGATCGTGTTGGTTTAATTAATAAAGGCAAGATATTAGAGATTGGCACGTCTAAACAGTTGAAAGAAAAATACCATGCAAATAATTTGGAAGAGGTTTTTGTGAAGATGGTTGAGGAGAAATGA
- a CDS encoding ABC transporter permease, protein MKKFWVLLKKEVKELITPIMVVPLLATVVLFMGIGKVSDIEATKAKTQPIEIAVIDQDSTAASAEIITGLKSAKYIVNLPTDSVQNVLDTANSNKNVAIIIIPAGFGNNILSGTNGQIEFYSVVKSLSATASRNQQTVKAIIQLINEQVSNSIIKSQSSFNPNFVKQPIVTSDHIIVGDKNAPISMDQMMAVVQNQTYFIPIILFLVIIIAAQLIATSVATEKENKTLETLLSTPISRRAIVTAKLMAAGIVAGLFAVVYLIGMRSYMNGLSGGALTAGQSADVSNALHTLGLTFGTTQYILLGLTLFLGILCALAVALILGAFAEDAKSIQGIITPLMILVMIPYFLVLILDFNSLSPAIKWAVYAIPFAHPFLAVQAISLHQYSSVIYGIIYQAIVFVIFVSIAARIFSTDLIVTLKLNFNKKVKNN, encoded by the coding sequence ATGAAAAAATTTTGGGTCTTGTTAAAAAAAGAGGTCAAAGAATTAATCACTCCTATTATGGTAGTGCCACTTTTGGCTACGGTGGTATTGTTTATGGGTATTGGCAAAGTGTCCGATATCGAAGCAACCAAAGCCAAAACCCAACCGATCGAAATTGCGGTCATTGATCAAGATTCAACCGCCGCCTCCGCCGAAATTATTACCGGGCTAAAATCAGCCAAATACATCGTTAACTTGCCAACAGACTCGGTTCAGAACGTGCTTGACACCGCCAACAGCAACAAAAACGTAGCAATTATCATTATTCCAGCCGGATTCGGCAACAACATTCTCAGCGGTACAAATGGACAGATTGAGTTTTATTCGGTGGTCAAAAGCCTGTCTGCCACTGCCAGCCGAAATCAGCAAACCGTTAAGGCCATCATTCAACTAATCAACGAGCAGGTAAGCAACTCAATCATCAAATCTCAAAGCTCGTTTAATCCTAACTTTGTCAAACAACCAATCGTTACTTCTGATCACATTATTGTCGGCGATAAAAATGCACCAATTAGCATGGATCAGATGATGGCAGTGGTGCAAAATCAAACCTATTTTATTCCAATCATTTTATTCTTAGTGATTATTATTGCGGCGCAACTAATTGCCACCTCGGTAGCCACCGAAAAAGAGAACAAGACACTGGAAACGCTGCTTTCAACCCCAATTAGCCGTCGGGCGATTGTAACCGCCAAACTAATGGCAGCCGGAATTGTGGCAGGATTGTTTGCGGTTGTATATTTAATTGGCATGCGTTCGTACATGAACGGGCTGTCTGGTGGTGCTTTAACCGCCGGTCAATCCGCAGACGTTTCGAATGCCCTGCACACCCTTGGGCTAACCTTTGGCACTACACAATATATATTGCTTGGACTAACGCTATTCCTAGGCATATTGTGCGCGCTGGCGGTAGCCTTAATTTTGGGCGCGTTCGCCGAGGACGCCAAAAGTATTCAGGGGATAATTACGCCGTTAATGATTTTGGTGATGATTCCATATTTTTTGGTTTTAATATTGGATTTCAACTCACTTAGTCCGGCGATAAAATGGGCGGTTTACGCCATCCCGTTTGCTCACCCGTTTTTGGCGGTGCAAGCGATATCTCTGCACCAATACAGTTCGGTCATTTACGGCATCATTTATCAAGCAATTGTGTTTGTGATATTTGTTTCAATCGCTGCCCGTATTTTTTCGACTGATTTGATTGTTACCTTAAAATTAAATTTCAATAAAAAGGTCAAGAATAATTGA
- a CDS encoding DUF2207 domain-containing protein gives MKKLLFVFIFALCLVPTKTLAADTGWTITSFNSDANIQTDGTVLFKETIAVDFESAKHGIYREIPYIYRNSDKTTYTKVDIQSVLIDQQGEQFTSSKNGDYVELKIGNPNQTITGKHTYDLTYVVTGILLGYADYDELYWNVTGNQWAVPIEHATASVTLPLDGMVQSSCYVGAAGSTESCTKNETSSGKVTFSSTKVLNPEEQLTYAVAFIKEMVPLLTVSSDNQTHSDSFYAAMIGTFLLVLIIGPAMLVRKWWKNGRDRKLIKTANSQIESSVGLFEHETIAPEFAPPLNLRPAEMNAVLTERTKPAGIAATIVDLAARGYLTITDQPKTNIFSRVNFVMTKTDKVPSDLSEYEKYLYDQLFLGRNEISTNELSRKFVTQTLEINKLIMNKVTTDQYFTGNPDVVRRRYLIWGIVLACLSPFLVYFTIFIGPEFVNAVAYGLAAGLTIFGAFMAIFAYAMPAKTALGHETANKILGYKMFIGSTEKYRAKFMENNNIFIDVLPYAIVFGLTDKLAKACAEMGIEPNNPTWYRSSTAFNMMAFSTSMNSFSTSMNAAAAPSGSGSGGGGFSGGGFGGGGGGSW, from the coding sequence TTGAAAAAACTACTCTTTGTATTCATTTTTGCACTCTGCCTTGTTCCAACCAAAACTTTAGCCGCAGACACCGGCTGGACTATTACCAGTTTTAACTCAGACGCAAATATCCAAACAGACGGAACCGTATTGTTTAAAGAAACTATTGCGGTAGATTTTGAAAGCGCCAAACACGGCATCTATCGTGAAATTCCTTATATTTATCGAAACAGTGATAAAACGACATATACCAAAGTAGATATACAGTCTGTACTAATTGATCAGCAAGGCGAGCAGTTTACCTCTAGCAAGAACGGTGATTATGTTGAATTAAAAATTGGCAACCCTAATCAAACAATCACTGGCAAGCATACTTACGACCTAACATATGTTGTTACCGGTATTTTACTTGGCTATGCAGACTACGACGAGCTTTATTGGAACGTCACCGGAAATCAATGGGCTGTCCCAATAGAGCATGCCACCGCCAGCGTTACATTACCATTAGACGGCATGGTTCAATCTAGCTGCTACGTAGGGGCAGCCGGATCAACCGAAAGCTGCACCAAAAACGAGACTTCGTCCGGAAAAGTTACATTTAGTTCAACAAAGGTATTGAACCCGGAAGAACAACTGACATACGCGGTGGCTTTTATTAAAGAGATGGTGCCGCTGTTGACGGTTTCGTCGGACAACCAAACTCATTCCGATAGTTTTTATGCTGCAATGATTGGCACATTTTTACTGGTATTAATAATTGGTCCGGCAATGCTAGTTCGAAAGTGGTGGAAAAACGGGCGAGACCGAAAACTAATTAAAACCGCCAACAGTCAAATTGAGTCTAGCGTGGGCTTGTTTGAACACGAAACCATTGCCCCCGAGTTTGCCCCGCCTCTAAACTTACGTCCGGCCGAAATGAATGCGGTGTTAACCGAGAGAACAAAGCCAGCTGGCATTGCCGCCACTATCGTAGATCTTGCCGCTCGCGGGTATCTGACCATTACCGATCAGCCGAAAACAAACATTTTTAGCCGAGTAAATTTTGTAATGACTAAAACTGACAAGGTACCAAGCGATCTCTCTGAGTACGAAAAATATTTATATGACCAGCTTTTCCTTGGCCGAAATGAAATATCGACCAACGAGCTAAGCCGAAAATTTGTCACGCAAACACTGGAGATTAATAAACTAATCATGAACAAGGTTACTACAGATCAATACTTTACCGGCAACCCAGATGTTGTCCGCCGTCGCTATCTAATATGGGGGATAGTTTTGGCGTGCCTATCACCATTTTTAGTCTATTTTACCATCTTTATTGGACCGGAGTTTGTGAACGCGGTAGCTTATGGACTAGCTGCGGGGCTAACCATTTTCGGTGCTTTTATGGCGATATTTGCTTACGCCATGCCGGCAAAAACCGCACTTGGACACGAAACGGCCAATAAAATTTTAGGATACAAAATGTTTATTGGTTCAACCGAAAAATATCGGGCCAAATTTATGGAAAATAATAATATCTTTATCGATGTCCTGCCGTATGCAATCGTGTTTGGGTTGACAGATAAGTTGGCTAAGGCCTGTGCCGAGATGGGAATTGAGCCGAACAACCCAACTTGGTATCGTTCATCTACCGCGTTTAATATGATGGCATTTTCGACCTCAATGAACAGTTTTTCCACTTCAATGAATGCAGCCGCCGCCCCATCTGGTTCCGGTAGTGGCGGTGGAGGATTTAGTGGGGGAGGATTTGGCGGTGGCGGTGGAGGAAGTTGGTAA
- a CDS encoding metal ABC transporter permease yields MLEIFQYDFMIRAFVAGLIIAVTAPMIGSFLVVKRYSLFADTLAHVSLMGVAIGLLINVYPFYVALFTAVVAAIFIEFLRKSNRYYNESLLALFLSGSLAIATVLVSLAKGFNANLFSYLFGSITTITNTDVYVSAALGIITIICIALFYRQFFLISYDEDYAQASGIKTGIINVILVVLAAITIALAMRIVGALLIGALMVIPVITATSLAKSFKQVMGYAVILSLVAVTLGLFLSYYANLASGGTIVVVALALFISSSLAHYSK; encoded by the coding sequence ATGTTAGAGATATTTCAATACGATTTTATGATTCGGGCGTTCGTTGCCGGCTTAATTATTGCGGTAACCGCGCCGATGATCGGATCGTTTTTGGTGGTCAAGCGCTACTCATTGTTTGCCGACACCTTGGCGCACGTGTCGTTGATGGGCGTGGCCATTGGGTTACTAATAAACGTTTATCCGTTTTATGTTGCACTATTTACCGCGGTGGTTGCAGCGATTTTTATCGAATTTTTGCGCAAATCAAACCGATATTATAACGAATCACTATTGGCGTTGTTTCTGTCCGGTAGCCTGGCCATTGCCACGGTTTTGGTCAGTTTGGCCAAAGGTTTTAACGCCAACCTGTTCAGCTATCTGTTTGGTAGCATCACTACTATCACTAACACCGATGTGTATGTGTCTGCAGCGCTCGGTATCATTACTATTATCTGTATTGCCTTATTTTATCGCCAATTTTTCTTAATTTCGTATGATGAAGATTATGCACAGGCTTCTGGGATCAAAACCGGCATAATTAATGTAATTTTGGTGGTGCTAGCAGCAATCACAATTGCGTTAGCGATGCGTATTGTGGGAGCATTGTTAATCGGTGCATTGATGGTTATTCCGGTCATTACCGCCACCAGTTTAGCCAAATCGTTTAAGCAAGTAATGGGCTATGCGGTTATTTTATCGCTGGTAGCGGTAACTTTGGGATTATTCTTGTCGTATTACGCCAACCTAGCTAGTGGGGGAACAATTGTGGTGGTGGCGCTAGCGTTGTTTATCTCTAGTTCATTGGCTCACTATTCGAAATAA